In one window of Littorina saxatilis isolate snail1 linkage group LG11, US_GU_Lsax_2.0, whole genome shotgun sequence DNA:
- the LOC138979566 gene encoding dentin sialophosphoprotein-like produces MELFSASDSVSRFPPVPPLVHYSMIHSPNSSSVSHCHHASSSSSSSLASAAKQTHSDSSSVDNITESPITLSSLRCEAQSQSSGKSPVCAVKKEANMEVDPTQFDKLRLKMKTFLATIGTDLSPTKSRQSSGSTCTHNSRSCEHQDSQSSRGSDTEDRNLESGVLMIEHNDRVLDELLESDVDIMKKIYLGSSGTGTSQELETDSRHTGAEESVREDRIETSLANTDPCDSNFNCELSSDETRTNIVSTMDKAAVDGATTQKNEIFETVSTKISNDEDKMRNHDSLVDITHICLACRKHFALSDLLEEHLLEHTESQVDDLQIPADTASLCDTVSQEINLQPNLDSNKRDDKSMVVKIDFSKRVPTKEKIWTFVDKRAKSLSCSTDSADNEKLFDNHCEQVSSQDTFLPKALKTNPGSSTQAVCSILKHSSSPSASVSLDSPAHCASSVKSRQEHVPKPLIIKTSPNRTKSQDSSAVAKQVPEKAAGLKSNQHDSAKSVLKTCHQDALKNPLSKLSSKDTNRSSSSNSEKQNGSHSRLAKSSNVNSQTSTTEKLPQDISKPTTPKPSGNHTNRQDSSTPKTHVQEKQTSSSRKTSRSAKSENNSDAAKSIDFMEEMRNADYEASSSPKETLPVSKYTPQVRLATQTGDRSESVDDSGSVPKGGDNGLAPRDKTVQEAKTKPLTASDTKVKSETCRIDRKCEVGAKACSVKKSVSVDSAPSAKHTCDRDAEVGTKAGDKTVQVVKTKPHTASHSKSETPRSNGKAEVEAKPGGVKKSVSIDSAPSAKETCEGKESSRGLKRSHSETVDHKDHDASQAKPRKHTYSVPKELPKKNHKRGSDIGMASRDKHVLEVIDKTKPQTASDTTVKSETCRNNRNSEVGATPGGVKKSVSVDSAPSVKKTCVELEGSRDLKRSHSETVDHKDPDAYKAKARKHTDTANGKSVPNEQPKKNHKNCEMSSKKHFKDSERSSSNCAKSAEKHDLISDGSSHGQLSSSRTERSGSSGKFGESKKYCIGDTDKKRHLSADDCSNSSKSNAKKLKTGVSNDSSSSQHGVPVSSDGSSSTKRRHESALQSEISRKVCYLARVVLEKLSARTSTLSVESQPEDRAFSKRSNKTEDKATAEQHYSKKRANSDDHDSSRNSSKKKQSNSGEGSKAADDSASIEQKTSSSKDTVRSKGSTSLREKSTANKITLFSSTDSDKPSSKPPARKCRSAKAVALERSAAKINLEKTHPHVKADSNVSKFSTEKHVTEMDTHSDTAMSSQKIRPVVDKSSSSDKVVERRQPGVKPILGPIVIDNDVCFEFCTNCQTIFTSRVKYGQHTCVTLTWDSTEDDSNNSDAGKDAELVLKGKCRNNRDGEDTTKAESNNTASKSQSNDGDGNVETCRPDNHRRKSTEGRLTSLHKSSKTGSDKSSKTGSDKSSKTGSDKSRKTKYKSTRSKDTPGKTRDSSEKPNDTDSSETRHNSGKTRDSSEKPNDNSEKRKDESRKSKDKSGKTADKSEKKKDISGKTNDKSCGRASKSQCNKDNDLKSHRQSSATSSEGKKRTDNSRERSSKTDQRMFSCEKCNEKYSSRGGLLHHLRNYHMKK; encoded by the coding sequence ATGGAACTGTTCTCAGCGTCAGACTCTGTCAGCAGGTTCCCCCCTGTACCTCCACTTGTCCATTACTCCATGATTCACAGTCCTAACAGCTCCTCTGTTTCACACTGCCAtcatgcatcatcatcatcatcatcatcattagctTCTGCGGCGAAGCAGACACATTCTGACAGTAGTTCTGTTGATAACATCACAGAGTCACCGATCACCCTGTCATCATTACGATGTGAAGCACAATCACAGTCGAGTGGAAAGTCTCCTGTGTGTGCTGTAAAGAAAGAAGCCAACATGGAAGTTGATCCCACTCAGTTTGATAAGCTGAGGCTCAAGATGAAGACTTTTCTGGCCACTATTGGCACTGACCTCTCCCCAACAAAGTCACGCCAGTCTTCAGGCAGCACGTGCACCCACAACTCTCGTAGCTGTGAGCACCAGGACTCACAGTCTTCACGCGGGTCTGACACTGAGGACAGGAATCTCGAGTCCGGCGTGTTAATGATCGAACACAACGACAGAGTTCTGGATGAACTGTTGGAGAGCGACGTAGACATCATGAAGAAAATATACCTAGGTTCTAGTGGTACTGGTACTTCACAGGAGCTAGAGACTGACAGCAGGCACACAGGAGCAGAGGAAAGTGTTAGGGAGGATCGTATCGAGACTTCCTTAGCTAACACTGACCCTTGTGACTCTAACTTCAACTGTGAACTTTCCTCTGATGAAACTAGAACCAACATCGTCAGCACTATGGACAAAGCAGCTGTAGATGGTGCGACAACACAGAAAAACGAAATATTTGAGACTGTCTCCACCAAGATCTCAAACGACGAAGATAAAATGCGTAATCATGATAGTCTGGTTGATATCACCCACATCTGCCTGGCCTGCAGGAAGCATTTTGCCCTCAGTGACCTGTTAGAAGAACACCTGCTAGAGCACACAGAGTCACAAGTAGACGATCTTCAGATTCCGGCAGATACTGCTAGTTTATGTGACACTGTGAGCCAGGAGATAAACTTACAGCCGAACCTTGACTCTAACAAAAGAGATGATAAGTCTATGGTTGTAAAGATAGATTTTTCAAAGCGAGTTcccacaaaagaaaagatctgGACGTTTGTGGATAAACGAGCAAAAAGTCTCAGTTGTAGCACTGACTCGGCTGACAATGAGAAACTGTTTGACAATCACTGTGAACAAGTCTCTTCACAGGACACCTTTCTTCCAAAAGCTCTTAAGACAAATCCTGGCAGCTCCACACAGGCTGTTTGCAGCATCCTGAAACACAGCTCTTCCCCCTCCGCCTCAGTGAGTTTAGATTCCCCAGCACATTGTGCGAGCTCGGTGAAGTCTCGACAAGAACATGTACCTAAGCCCCTCATTATCAAAACTTCCCCAAATCGTACCAAAAGTCAAGACTCTTCTGCAGTGGCAAAGCAAGTACCTGAAAAGGCAGCAGGCTTAAAGTCTAATCAACACGACTCTGCTAAATCTGTCTTAAAAACTTGTCACCAAGATGCTTTGAAGAACCCCCTTTCAAAGCTGTCCAGTAAAGACACCAACAGATCTAGCTCATCAAACTCTGAGAAACAGAACGGCTCACATTCAAGACTTGCAAAGTCATCCAACGTGAACTCGCAAACATCCACCACAGAGAAGCTACCTCAAGATATTTCAAAGCCCACAACACCAAAACCAAGTGGAAATCACACGAACAGACAAGATTCCAGCACCCCAAAGACACATGTCCAGGAGAAGCAAACATCAAGTTCACGGAAGACTTCACGATCAGCCAAGTCGGAAAACAATTCAGATGCGGCTAAATCCATTGACTTCATGGAGGAAATGAGAAACGCAGACTACGAAGCCAGCAGTTCACCCAAGGAGACACTCCCTGTGTCCAAATATACTCCTCAAGTTAGACTTGCGACTCAAACCGGAGACAGAAGTGAGTCTGTGGATGACAGTGGTTCAGTGCCCAAAGGTGGTGACAATGGTTTGGCCCCCAGAGACAAAACTGTGCAAGAAGCCAAGACCAAACCCTTGACAGCTTCAGACACTAAAGTTAAATCTGAAACATGCAGAATTGACAGAAAATGTGAAGTAGGAGCAAAGGCTTGCAGTGTAAAGAAAAGTGTGTCGGTGGATTCTGCTCCATCAGCGAAACATACGTGTGACAGGGACGCTGAAGTAGGAACAAAGGCTGGAGACAAAACTGTGCAGGTAGTCAAGACCAAACCACACACAGCTTCACACTCTAAATCCGAGACTCCTAGAAGTAACGGAAAGGCTGAAGTCGAAGCAAAGCCTGGTGGAGTTAAGAAAAGTGTGTCGATAGATTCTGCTCCATCAGCAAAAGAAACTTGTGAAGGCAAAGAGTCGTCTCGTGGTTTGAAAAGATCGCACAGTGAGACTGTTGACCACAAAGACCATGACGCTTCCCAGGCTAAGCcaagaaaacacacatacagtgtCCCAAAAGAACTGCCAAAGAAGAATCACAAAAGAGGCAGTGACATTGGTATGGCCTCTAGAGACAAACATGTGCTTGAAGTCATTGACAAGACCAAACCCCAGACGGCTTCAGACACTACAGTTAAATCTGAAACTTGCAGAAATAACAGAAACAGTGAAGTAGGAGCAACGCCTGGCGGCGTTAAGAAAAGTGTGTCGGTGGATTCCGCTCCATCCGTCAAAAAGACGTGTGTAGAATTAGAGGGGTCTCGAGATCTGAAAAGATCACACAGTGAGACCGTTGACCACAAAGACCCTGACGCTTACAAGGCCAAGGCAagaaagcacacagacacagccaaTGGTAAAAGTGTCCCAAACGAACAGCCAAAGAAGAATCACAAAAATTGTGAAATGTCGTCAAAGAAACATTTCAAAGACTCGGAAAGATCTAGCTCTAATTGTGCGAAGTCTGCAGAGAAGCATGATTTGATTTCTGATGGCTCCTCTCATGGGCAACTGTCTTCGTCTCGGACAGAGAGGTCTGGCAGTTCTGGAAAATTTGGTGAATCGAAAAAGTACTGTATAGGAGACACTGACAAGAAACGTCATCTCTCTGCCGATGATTGTTCCAACAGCAGCAAAAGCAATGCCAAGAAATTGAAAACAGGCGTTTCTAATGATAGTTCTTCTTCACAGCACGGTGTTCCTGTAAGCTCAGATGGTTCGTCCTCAACAAAGCGACGTCACGAGAGCGCACTGCAGTCAGAAATCTCACGGAAGGTGTGTTATCTTGCAAGAGTTGTTCTGGAGAAACTGTCAGCTCGGACATCAACTCTCTCTGTCGAAAGTCAACCAGAGGACAGGGCTTTTTCCAAGAGAAGTAACAAAACGGAGGACAAAGCAACAGCGGAACAGCACTACTCTAAGAAGAGAGCCAACAGTGATGACCATGACAGTAGCCGCAACAGCAGTAAAAAGAAGCAGTCCAACAGTGGAGAAGGCTCAAAGGCAGCTGACGACAGTGCATCCATTGAACAGAAAACTTCAAGCAGTAAAGATACTGTTAGAAGCAAAGGCAGTACTTCTCTTCGTGAAAAGAGCACGGCCAATAAAATTACACTTTTTAGCAGTACAGATTCTGACAAACCTTCTTCAAAGCCTCCagccagaaaatgcagaagcgCCAAGGCTGTTGCTCTGGAACGCAGCGCAGCCAAGATCAATCTGGAGAAGACGCATCCACATGTGAAGGCCGATTccaacgtttcaaaattcagcACTGAGAAGCATGTAACTGAAAtggacacacacagtgacaccgCCATGAGCTCCCAGAAGATACGTCCAGTCGTGGACAAAAGCAGTAGCTCTGACAAAGTCGTCGAAAGGAGACAACCCGGCGTGAAACCAATCTTAGGCCCAATTGTGATCGACAACGATGTGTGTTTCGAGTTCTGTACCAACTGCCAGACGATCTTCACAAGTAGGGTAAAGTACGGCCAGCACACGTGCGTCACACTAACCTGGGACTCCACTGAAGATGACTCCAACAATAGCGATGCTGGTAAAGATGCTGAACTGGTGTTGAAGGGTAAATGCCGCAACAATCGGGATGGTGAGGATACAACAAAGGCTGAATCCAATAACACTGCCTCTAAGTCACAATCGAACGACGGTGACGGGAATGTCGAGACTTGTCGACCGGATAACCATCGTAGAAAGTCGACAGAAGGCCGTCTCACTTCGCTGCACAAATCGAGCAAGACTGGCAGTGACAAATCGAGCAAGACTGGCAGTGACAAATCGAGCAAGACTGGCAGTGACAAATCAAGGAAGACCAAATACAAATCAACGCGGTCCAAAGACACACCAGGGAAAACCCGGGACAGTTCTGAAAAGCCAAATGACACTGACAGTTCAGAGACCAGACACAATTCAGGGAAAACCCGGGACAGTTCTGAAAAGCCAAATGACAATTCAGAGAAGAGAAAGGACGAATCAAGGAAGAGCAAAGACAAATCTGGAAAGACTGCGGACAaatcagaaaagaagaaagacatcTCGGGGAAAACCAATGACAAGTCATGTGGCAGAGCAAGCAAGTCGCAATGCAATAAAGACAATGATCTTAAATCGCACAGACAATCTTCTGCCACCTCGTCAGAGGGTAAGAAGAGAACGGACAACTCTCGAGAAAGAAGCAGCAAAACAGACCAACGGATGTTCTCCTGTGAAAAGTGCAATGAGAAATACTCGTCACGGGGTGGACTTTTGCATCACTTGAGGAATTATCACATGAAGAAATAA